TATCGGCCATGATCTGGATTTCTATATGCCTTGGTTCTTCTATGTATTTTTCCACATACACAGCACCATCTCCGAAATTTTTTTCTGCTTCGGATCGAGCCACATTAAATTCTTTTTGAAATGATAATGCATTGTGCACCAATCGCATGCCTTTTCCTCCTCCACCAGCCACAGCCTTTATGATGATTGGAAAGCCTATTTTTTGTGCCACAACCAAGGCCTCTTTATCGCTATTGATGACAGATTCACTGCCTGGAATTACTGAAATTCCGGCCTTGATGGCCAATTCTCTGGCGAGGGCCTTGTTGCCCATTTTTCTTATAACATCCGGTTTTGGGCCAATGAAATTTATCTTACAATCTCGGCATTGCTCGGCAAAAATGGCATTTTCTGACAAAAAGCCATAGCCAGGATGGATAGCATCCACATTGCCTATTTCTGCTGCGCTTATTATTCTGTCATGGCGAAGATAACTTTCGGCAGGTGATGCTCTTCCTATGCATATGGCCTCATCCGAAAGATGGACATGCAGCGACTGTTCATCGGCCTCAGAATATACTGCCAATGTTTTTATCCCAAGCTCATGGCAAGCACGGATAACTCTTAGTGCAATCTCACCGCGATTTGCTATCAAAATTTTTTCGAACATATCCGGCTAATTAAGCTCAATGGCAAATAATGGCTGTCCAAACTCAACAGCCTGGCCATTGCTTACAAAAATCTCCTGGATAACACCGGAAACATCCGATTGGATCTCATTCATAATTTTCATGGCTTCAAGAATGCATAAAACCGATTCCCTTTCCACATGAGAACCTATGCCAACAAAGGGAGAACTGTCTGGCGACGGTGAATTATAAAAAGTTCCCACCATGGGAGATTTTATAATATGTAGATTTTTTTTGTCCGCCATGACATCGGCATCTGAATACCGAAGATTGGCCTGTTCCTTTGGTGCTTTGGGCAACTGCTCCATTGTCGCAAAGCGATCCCTGGTGTCTGTATAATGCCCTTTTTTTAGCCTAATTCTCGTATCACCCTTCTGGATTTCTATTTCGGAAAGCTTGGAACTTTCCATTAATTTTACTAGTTCCTGTATCTCGTTTGTGTCCAAATAACCCTCCTCATCTTCGGGAAATTACGCAGCTCTATACAAAAATCAATACAAATAAATTCAACGATCACTAAAAACAAGATCTCCGACCACCCATAGCCTTCGAATTTTTAATTTACAATCGCATAATAATTGTTGTGTTATAGGCATTACGGCGGGCATGGTATAGGGGTAACATGCGAGCTTCCCAAGCTTGAGTCGAGGGTTCGATTCCCTCTGCCCGCACCAGTGTACTATTTCAAGCATCCATGGCACTGAAATATTTTTTGGTTAGTGCATTTTTTAGTCATGGGATTTTTATGTTTTGGCCAGAGGCGTTTTTATCAATGAGATTTGGATACTTCGGATACTTCCCCAGAGAAAGCATTGACGGTCAGAGTTTTTTGTACGCCTTTGTCATCCTGATAGGT
The window above is part of the Puniceicoccales bacterium genome. Proteins encoded here:
- the accB gene encoding acetyl-CoA carboxylase biotin carboxyl carrier protein, encoding MDTNEIQELVKLMESSKLSEIEIQKGDTRIRLKKGHYTDTRDRFATMEQLPKAPKEQANLRYSDADVMADKKNLHIIKSPMVGTFYNSPSPDSSPFVGIGSHVERESVLCILEAMKIMNEIQSDVSGVIQEIFVSNGQAVEFGQPLFAIELN